AAGAATTCAGGAGAATTTGGTGAGGCAGCTAGCCAAATTGAATTTGGAAGACAGGACACATTGTCTAAGGGTGTTTAtgctaaataagaaaaaaaccaCGCATatcatataaattaataaaaacagtaGCAAAACATCacaaaaatgctataaaagaAGGCATGGGTTGTCAAGACtcttattttggggcattttccccatttgtaaagCAAAGCAATTCTACTTTGGAAACGGAACAATCtgctacaattttttaaatggcaggATATACAAAAGATTTTCAATCTTGTACAATAACAAATTATAAACTATTGATTACAACACTGCAAGTGGCTTAGGACTCACACATACAGAAATTAGCATCTGGACACCATACCCACAAAAACAGCCGCAGATGTGGATTAAACATGGCTGTAAACAGAGCCCAGCAAAGTTAGGCAGTCAGCTCTGTGAGGGACATCGAAGCCAGAGGCATACACAGGGCCGCCAAAGTCCTGGGATCCTCACTTTTCCCCTTTGTTTGAGGTATCCATGCTCTCATTCATTTTCTGCTTTTGCATTCGTGTTCGAGTAGATGCTGGAAAAAGGAAGAACTGTTAAAAGCACTGACGGTGCTGGGTAAAATGGTATGGGACTGCCACGTTACATTATGCTCATGGAACTCAGGGCCTTTCAAGTAGTAGTTTACaaatgtgtgtttttatttttaatcatttatagCTATCAATAAATTTTTTCTGAGCATGTACCACcaaaatatttatgtatgtataaattatatgcatataaatTGAATGAATATAAGACACACATTCCCAAAGCTGAAATTAAAGAgtggagataaaaataaatagaaattctgacattttctttatgtacCCCGAAAGATGACTTgcacattcctggggtataaacACCCCACTTTGTAGACCACTGTTCCAAAGATGATGAGGTTGAGTTTGGGATGCACATGAGCAGACTAGAATGCTGGCTGGCCCAGACTGCTTCTGAGGGAATGGTCTCCTTACAAAGCTATAGATATCCTTAGGTTGGGAAATGACTTGAAGTTACAGCAAAGTCACACTTTGGACATGGgcattttaaaagtacattattAATTACAATATAAGCAAAACAGAACACTTTTAATTACTTAAAACTCCTTAACTTTATAAAGAAGCATAAAGAATATTtacatttggaaaagaaagaaaaatagttattCTAATTCTCCTCAAGCTTCTAGTCTGAGCTAGTCAGTCCTGTGATGACCTTTTAAATCAATTCTTGGAGGAAAGGTGAAAAGTATCTTGGAAAATTCTTTGGCCCTAGGGGTTAAGTCTCCTGCTGCTTCTCTCTAAATATCCAGCTACATGGAGGCCCTGACTTTGCCTTGGTAGAGGAAACACCATCAGAGCTAAGTGTGTCACTGGAAAGTGTACTTATTGACTATAGCAACTGAGctcttctttaagaaaaatatacttGTTATTacagctttctgcttctttttaaatgcatatttgtgggttccaaaatgtttccacatgTTTCCAAGGCTTGACTTGCTTTATGTCTATTTTAAAGTACTAGGGGAAAAATCATAaccatttaaaagttaaaatgggaTTATATAAGTTAAtcataaaatccaaaatgagaTTTGTTTATAACTAAAAGTTTTTAACAGTTTGGTATATTTAGCTTTAATTCCAAAGTTGGTATCTAAAAAAGTCACGTTGGGAGAACTCTAATTGGTATTGTTCCTATTGCTATGTCCTATGACCCTTGGAATGATAGTTTTAAGTTTGTATctcctaaatatttttcttctttctaagttCCAGTTCCTTTTCATATTAATGGGTCTAACATCAGAGATCAAGAAACACCATACTTACCATCATAATTACCTAAGACAGCCCAGTAGCAGTTACTAAACGTTGATCTCTTTATTATGTGCTTTCATTCTATAAAATCTACTGTAATTGGGTTAATCTTTTTAGTGGTTTAGGACAGGATTCCATTTGCTTAACATTCCAAATTTATGTCATTCTGCATAACTCAGATAAAGAAATCTGTGTTCTTTATCAAGATTCTGATTGCCAGTAAAGAAAACTTTtttgcaattaattttttaaagttgcaaATTAGGAAAATTCAACCATggcaaaataataaagattaaattatctttaaataaGGGTGATGATGCACAAGGTTATAAAACCTTGTCCTACATTCAACACTCTTAAGAGTTCCTCATCATAGTTCTGCAATCCTACAACATTTTCCAAAATCAGCCATTTATGTTCAGGATGTGGTCAAGCCATGTTTCACTTCTTAATCTTCCTGCATGAAAGACTTTAGAAAGGGTGAGGATGATCTTCACTTTGAATCATACATTTAATCCACAAATATGTGCAGGTAAATAATATATTCTCAATTGAATTATACTTTAAATGTATAAGAAACTCTGCTAATTAATTATATGAATGTAttcttttataaagtaaaaagatCTTTTGTAATTGAAACAAAGTTCTTTATATTTCATACGCTGAAATGATAAATACTTACTCATTTCTGCCAATTTCTGTTGAAATTTGGACTCCCCTGGGAGATGTTTactgcagattaaaaaaaaaagtaaaatatttcatatttatatgtaGAAATGGAAGGCTCAAATTTCCATTAACTATGGTGCTTTCAATGACTTATTTTATGTTATTACTTTAGTGAATAGGTTTTAATTTCAAAAGTTTATAAActaatctaaaatataaatatcataatgattttacaatatttttccaGTGGTACTTATAAAATATTGGTTAATATTTTCAAgagtaagcattttaaaatttaatgttagaACTAAACATTTAgcaatggcttttttaaaaaggtcaaaTTTTAAACATCTGATGATTTCATTAAATTCATATACATGATATATGATTTGTATGGTGGGCACTTAACTTTGGAATATATTCATATCTGTCATTTTGGGTAATCCTTACAACTTCCCAGTACAAATCAGGAGCAGAGCTGGGCCTGGGTTCTCCAGATGACCAGCCTGACTCCTGCAGGAGCTGCTCTAGCAGTCTAAAAACTGTTCCTACCTTCCATCTGCTTCATCTGCTCCTTCAATATCAAAGCGTAGTTTTTTTAGTGGTTTAGGAGGGTCGCTTCCTTCAGCACCTCTTTTGAGTACACGGTCACTGTTACACaccatttgatttattttctggAACTTCTCCGAAGTCTATGAATTACAGAATTCTTTCATTTAAATCATCAAATACCAGTATTTTGTAGTTAACAACCCTTAATTGTAGTTTGAGGTGAGTCAAAAATCAGGCAGAGATaataacttcattttaattttctgctttgaccaaataagaaatataaaaaaacctCAAAATCAGAGTAATGCCAACCCCATTCTGTCATAATTAATTACCACTCTTGTCTCTTCCCATGAGGCTCATGCTCTTTTCCAACAACTCTGATTTTGAAGATCTTGCTACCACATTTTCAGAATTCACTCACATAAAAAACTGGGGCTAACTTCTCAGAAGCATACAAAGTCAGAACAGCTTTCTGGAGACTgtttttaacagatttttttttctttttttgagagtATAACAGAACCACAGGGGAAGGTCACAATTTTGGCAAGAGGTGAGCTTTCCagaaatgataattttttattatataaattataagtttTATGTTGTCTAATTTTGtggtttatctatttttaaaccaTCATTGATAAATGGTATTTACTAAAATGATGTTAATTCAGAGTTTTtcaaattagaaatcaaatatccaaaagacttaaatatttgAGTCTATCCATATTACTGAAGTTGATTCAAGATTTATAATTCCTGAGGGAGGAACTTGTGACAGCAAAGCAAAGAGTTTTGGTAAGAAATAACAAAGGAGCAacatcttattattatttttttcaataccaGAAAACATgttacaaacataaacattcctattttgatcattccgttctacatatataatcagcaattcacaatatcatcatagctgcatattcatcatcacgatcatttcttggaacatttgcaaccattcaaaaaaagaaataaaacgaaaacagaaaaaaaaattcaaacataccataccccttaccccttcctttcattgatcactagcatttcaaactgaatttattttaacatttgttccccctattctttattcttattccatatgttctaatcatctgttgacaaggtagataaaaggagcatcagacacaaggttttcacaatcacacagtcacattgtgaaagctctatcattattcaatcatcatcaagaaacacagctactggaacacagctctactctttcaggcagttccctccagcctctctgttacatcttgaataacaaggtgatatctacttaatgcgtaagaataacctccaggataacctctcaactctgtttggaatctctcagccactgacactttgtctcatttcactctttcaccttttggtcaaggaggttttctcaatcccctgatgctgagtctcagctcattctaggatttctgtcccacactgccaggaaggtccatacccctgggagtcatgtcccacgtagacagggagagggtggcgagtttgcttgttgtgttggctggagagagaggccacatctaagcaacacaagaggctctcttgggggtgactcttaggcctaattttaagtaggcttgacctatcctttgtggggttaagtttcgtatgaacaaccccaagactggggctcagcctatagttttggttgtccacactgcttgtgagaatatcaggaattcaacttggcaAGTCGAATtcttccctgttctcaccattccctgaaggggaccttgcaagtacttttttattcactgttcaaatcactctgggatttatcggggcttcactctgggcaaaccaacaaaatctcatgtcctacccaaggttccatgtacttatggtattcaatcaagctgtttacataagttatattaggaaatgcactagtcaaaatataaattttgtaccaaataaaacattttttgctttagtctcacacacaagttgaaattttaagatattaattaccatctattttcagcaccctgcagtaatgacattcctttgttcttcctcatgcaaaaacatttttaaattttgtacatttagtcactatcattatacactctaggcattcctagattataccatctcaatctttatcatctatctttctttgtgatttcatttatgcctccagccctcctccctctatcattctcacattcagcttcattcagtgttttaacataacatttaacattatagttcggtagtattgtgctgtccatttctgagtttttatattcagtcctgttgcacaatctgtatcccttcagctccaattacccaatttcaatctcctgatggtctctattaccaacgagatattccaagtttattcactactatcagttcatatcagtgagaccatacagtatttgtccttttgtttttggctaatctcactcagtataatgtccttaaggtctatccatgttgttacatacttcataactttattttatcttacagctgcataatattccatcatatgtatataccacaattagtttagccactcatctgttgatggacatttaggctgtttccatctcttcgcaattataaataatgctgctataaacattggtgtgcaaatgtccatttgtgtccttgcccttatgtcttttgagtagatacctagcaatggtattgccgggtcatatggcaattctatattcagttttttgaggaaccgccaaactgccttcaacagCAGGAACATCTTATTTTTATCCAAAGGACGAACATGTGGAAAGGCTCATTCCTTATCTATCTTAGAACTGGAATAAGGTGATTGTCTCTGGGATGTGTATTAATATGttcatttgaattaaaaaatgaattagacttcCTAATAGAAATTAAGTCATATTTAATTGACAATGAGGACTGGCTTTACTAATTATGCTTTGTTTTCCAAAAAATAATGACTAATTCTGCAGCAAAAAGGTTTCAAACAGAAAATACATTTAGAgcaactaaatatattttagcaGTTATTAAACTTATGATAAAATGTTTAGCTACCAGTTTTACAATATGGAAGAATGCACATATGACATATTCTCAATTCTTTTAAGTTTTGGCAAAGAAAAAAGTTTGAAGACCACTGCTCTTTCCCTACCCATATTCAAGCTTTTTATTTGATCCACCATCTCCTTTGTGAAGCCTAAGAGTCATAGCACATCTTGAGCTAAATATCAGAACATTTACTATTTGTAATATACAGTTAACATTTGGTCATTTAGCATACTaacttttatctttctcttgtcATTTGACTTGGGGCAGTGTGACAAAATCTGAAATGGTTCCCCCAAATCCCTACCTCTTGGTATTCACACAGTTGTGTAATCCTCCTCCCTTTCAGTGTGGGCTGGACCTACCATCTTgcttctaataaaaggaatatgGCAAAAATAAGGGATGTTACTTCCAATATTGTGGAGGGAGAAGACCAGTAGGTAGTGACTGGCTGGTATCATTTAGATATGGTGGCTACATTTTGGGGTATCTCATGTCAAAATAACCTCCTAATCCGTGACTTCAAAACTGTTTCCTAAATATTCCTGTTagattatatacatacatacaaaaatacaCTGCAACATACCTGGATGAAATATTTGCACAGCAGTATTTGTAAATTCAAATTATAgtaattttcaatttcttttatacTTACAAGTGCATGCCAGTATATttcatacaaagaaaatactTACCCCAAATGATTCACCAATTGATACTAAGATTCTGTCAAgttaagatgaaataaaaattagttaTTGAAAATCGCATATAAATATGCTATAATAAATATAACTCATCATTCTGAACTACCAGGAATACCAAATCAAAGGTTTTCTTTACCCCAGAATCACTGACAAATAATACTCACTAGGGGCTTATTCTAGAACAGTACGAGTCTAATCAGATACTAACCTGATGTCTAGATTTTTAAAGAAGAGCTACTTAGAACTCTAAGTCTGCAACAATATACTCTGCCAATGCCCACACTTAAAGAGGGTAAACAAAACCTACTTAGTTCCTCATAAACCAATGGGTATGTTATCAATTgaaagttttcttatttttcatatgaaatttaatttttactgGCAAGAACTTTCTATACTAACTAAGTAACAATTAGAATTCTAGTAAGAATCTATGGATATATATTAAAAGCTATTACATATCCTGGAATCATAAATCTCTATTAACCTGTTTGTTCTTGCTTGAACCACATAATTCATATTCTTGATAATAAAGCTGAAGAACAGCATTAGCTTGAAGCAATCCAACAAAGATTAGATCTTTGCCCACAGAACTAGTGGATGTATAGATTTTATTATCTGCCAATTCTTATTAAGTGGCCATTCAGTCCATATACAATATTTGattaactagaataaaaatgctGGATAAACAGAGTGTTAAGGTGTATGCTTTTTGTTTTAAGATTCTTTCTTAATATCTGATCAATGATTTATCAGTTAGAATTTTCAGAATTTGACTTTTTTACCAAAGAATCCAAACCTGGAACTGATGTCAACATAATGTAATGATGTAAATAGTTGTCATTTGCAGGATAATACGGATTAATTATCACCTCTAAAAAGCTACCTATGCATACATTTTCACACAGCAGTGCGGAACTAtgtgaatttaataaaatatacacGATGTGGTGTCTTAGTAACTGATAAGTTGTTGATTATCAGTACAGAGATATCCTAGCATAAGAGCAccaaataaattatggtacacaTAGGAGTATTTGTATATTgtcaattattttttactttctatttttctgtagAGTTTGAAATTTTTACCATGAATGTTCATTACTTATATAATTGAATCAAATCACACAAGTGATTTCTAATGGGTTActatatttcctttctccttgtatatattttttgcccattAAGTAAAACTATATGGACTGATACTTTTTGAGATGTTGCCACATTAACTAAAGTGGCTAATCTGCCTCCCACTTTATACAAATAAAGCGGTTACAAACCATCCATGATAACATGTAGTAAGTCAACTGAAGCACTTCAAAGCCAGAAAGTACTTGCGGTTGAATGTGTGGATGATAACAAAGACTTGTAGTTGTGTAGAACCTTTCATCTGAGAATTTTAAACAGCCTCACACACATTTTCCTGATCCACAGTGCCCTTTTGAAGTAGAGGTGGAGAGACCTACTCAAGGTGATATAAGGAGACCCTAGGCAGAATTAAGGACAGAACTCTAAAGACTTAATTAACAGTAATAGTCATCTACACATAATTTATAGTCAGCTATACTTATTAAGATATCACTTTTTATAACAAACCAAGGTGAATAAGGCTTACAGAAAGAGTTTACAGGACATCTAATAAACTACAGAATAAAAATTCTTAACCAGAAGTAATCTATTTTGTTTAGAAGAATAACTACTTACAAAAATATGAAAGTGTTTTGAAACCTACAACCAAACTGGTTCTCAAGGCTGTTAACAAAAGAACAGACCCAGCAGACAGGAAAAAATGAGACCGGATTTGCAAACCTATCCAAGTAACCAGATTCTTTCTTTCCCCCACAAATCTTATCATGTCATCTAATATACATAAACAAATTAGTGACTAAACAGTTTagcttatttaaaataaagctttatattttaataattggaTCAAAATAATATCATCTTATTCTCTATCATCTTCctaaagagaaatgcaaaccttGATCTTGGAGTCATTTTTGTTGGAGTTGGTAGACCTTCTGACATCTTATATGAACTCTTCAGTGGTGATATATAGATGTTTCCCCCAGGAATCCGTAAAGGTGAACTAGAAAACTTATAAGGGCTTCGAGGAATGTGAGGTATTGGTGACAAGGTAGGGGGCTAGAACAACAACCAAAAAGTAGACCATTCAATACTTTAGTGAGATCCACTACTTTATAACTAGATTTTCACATTCGAAAGAATACTTTCAACATACCCTGGTGGAAGCATACtgcaaaatatttgttttcagtcTCTGCATGAAGACCGAGTTATAAAACACTATAATAGAATCATACTCCTGGTCTCTGATCAAAACACGTTTGAATGTCTGAGGAAGAAGAGTAAAAAAGTtgttaaatgaatttaatttatcgctttagtttttcttttctaatagtcTGTAATACTTTTAACTAGTAATAAGTACATATTATACAAGGAAAAATTATCTAAAAAGGCCTTCTTAGGCTTGTAATACAGCTTTcataacaaaaatgaaatgtggCAGAATGTGGACAAAGTCAAGATTCGGAGGAGCACCCAGGCAGCAGCAGTAGGGGCTGGCCGGGGAGAAGCAGAGCTGGGTGGCCCTCAGAGAGAGAGGAGTGGACGGGCTGATAGGGTGGGATTTAAAGTGACAGAGTAGAGCAAACATCAACAATATTATCCTTCAATATTCTGACTACATTCTTTGGCCCAAATATCTCTGTATCCTCCCCTCCACACTCCAATGCATACTTTTACCATGAGAGTTCACCAGAAGCACACACTCAGTAAAAGCATTATATTTTTCTGATAGAAagattttacttaaattttagtTATGTAAAAGGAAAGGATTTTTATAAGATGGATGCCTCTGATACATACAATTAATGACAGAATTTAGAAAACAACTTCAAAGatacaagcaaaaacaaactgggttcattttacttttgaaaacTCCAATGATAAATGGTATTCCAACCCTGAAAATAACTCATAACTAACCTGAAACAGAAGAGTATGAATGTATATACACCAAGCATATTTTGCATAACTAATTTTTCTCTAAAAGGAAGACaaattggaaatataaaatgtgcaCTTATTTATGGAGatgtttattattaatttataaattgcaTTGACACTGGTTTTTCCTATAAGTagtaaaaataacttaaatatcTAATGTCCTGTGACTCATGTCAAGTTTAATATAAATATCCTGCTTAGTGCAGAGGTACAGTATTCTTGgtaactttaaaatatgaatttagaCATTAAAGTAACTTTGCTTTCCAAGTTCCATTTTTGTTACAAATAATTAaccaataatttaaaagtaaaaatcaaataACCAATAATTTAAGTAAAAATCGAATTCACATAATAAGGACCAAATGTGCTATCTATTAATGACTgaaattatcaaataaaaaaaaattgtaccctGGAAGATTACCTACCTCCTGTACAGCATGAGGAAGGTCCTTGTATGCAGTTacaattattttgaatttaaggTCTATATTCTTCACTTTGCATATGCCATACATGGAGCACATCATAATCTAGTAAATAAATGTGATGTAAAAACAGTCAAAATTTTATTGTATGGTTTTGTTCTGATAAAAAAAGCACTGCTATATTGCTTTTAGCcttgaaaaacagaaatttaaattcCAATAGCTTTTCCCATctgtgtgttcatttttaaagtctatGTGAAATGTTTAACCTAAATTGTATTTAAAGAACCAAATGCAAATAGTCAATTCTAGGTTATTTAGGACTGATCATTTGGTTGGTAAATTATCTTAACTTTGGCTCCTGTTCCTTAAATGTTACTGGGAAGAGAAAAGTTGAAACTGGAATCAGTTAATTATGTAATcagcaccttaaaaaaaaattcaggtttgACAAAGTTTCAAATTATCAGATAAATAATACTGGAGACTCATGGTGGTTGGTTGTAGTGACTAGAATGGGGCAAGATAGGTCTTCTGGATTGTTGCTCATGTTTTATTTCTCGGTCTGGGTGCTGGTTATATAGATGAGTCCAACTGCAGAATTTACAGATGCATTCTTCTGATATATGGACTTTTCTATAGCATTTTATgcttcagaaaaaatatttttaatgtaaaaatgagtaaaatttgAAATGATTCCTGTGACTTTAAAACCTCAGGTTTACTTAATTTATATGAACTTCATAACCCAATTTAAGCATTCCTACCTTCTGTAACAATCTTACTCAGCCTTCTGCTCTTACCAAGAATACCTACTAGTCACCCTCTGTTTGGTATCCTACCAGCTCAAATTCCTCTAATTTAGAATGCCATCCAATATTCTCTTTGCTAATTTCACATCTTTCTCCTAtttcaatacatttcaaaggCATGTCTCACAAAAACCTTTTTGGGAGGTTACCAACTCTCTCTATAAATTTTTAGCACTGCTGACTATCCTTTACAGTTGTAAAAGGCAGTAGAACCTTAAGGTGTTAAGTGCCTATTGTTTTGAAACCCAATATACTAGAATTTATCCAAATATACTTCtgcaaaatatacatatttacaagttacatcattatacaatgatcTAGCCTTCATTCAAAATATCTCTTATATGAGAAACAATGCTATTgatcttaataaaaaaaaggataaaggcAGAATGaacaataaataagataaatgaaatggTAACATTTCTAGAAAATTACAAACTCGTgaaactgactcaagaaataaaaaaaaaatctgaatacaCCTATAAGGTGAAATtcaattagtaataaaaaaaaatacacccacAGGCAGATATAGCTTCACAGGAAGCCTCAGGCCTTTTTGTTTTCCCTCAGCTCCAGCAAGAAGGTGAGTCTGTGGACTCCTCTCATACCCTCACAGACTGTGGCCCAGGGTAGATCCAGACCTGGGGACCGTGCCGGGCCCAAAGTGTGTCTAGGGAAGTTTCAGAGCAGGGTGGGATGATTTACACAAAGAAGCAGATTGTGTACTCTGAAAAGCCCATGTTCATTTCATCTGTAATAGCGAGCACTGAGGAAGTCATAGTAATAACAGGATA
This is a stretch of genomic DNA from Tamandua tetradactyla isolate mTamTet1 chromosome 4, mTamTet1.pri, whole genome shotgun sequence. It encodes these proteins:
- the RB1 gene encoding retinoblastoma-associated protein isoform X7 translates to MDSPLFDLIKQSKDREGPTDHLESTCTVNLPLQNNHTAADMYLSPVRSPKKKGSTIRVNSTPNAEAQATSAFHTQKPLRSTSLSLFYKKVYRLAYLRLNTLCARLLSDHPELEHIIWTLFQHTLQNEYELMKDRHLDQIMMCSMYGICKVKNIDLKFKIIVTAYKDLPHAVQETFKRVLIRDQEYDSIIVFYNSVFMQRLKTNILQYASTRPPTLSPIPHIPRSPYKFSSSPLRIPGGNIYISPLKSSYKMSEGLPTPTKMTPRSRILVSIGESFGTSEKFQKINQMVCNSDRVLKRGAEGSDPPKPLKKLRFDIEGADEADGSKHLPGESKFQQKLAEMTSTRTRMQKQKMNESMDTSNKGEK